The proteins below are encoded in one region of Amycolatopsis magusensis:
- a CDS encoding Uma2 family endonuclease, which produces MLSLPEGQRSELIDGALSLKPRLEHQRMVARLLRSFAAAAPESLEVLPGANLLLGDHLLMPDLVISDDPIAEGPALRAHQVVLVAETAGHGLKRSLYAQARVPFYLLVEGGEAVLHEWRDGEYHLSEKSDAGVLRLRRPFAVEVTLGG; this is translated from the coding sequence GTGCTGTCCCTGCCCGAGGGGCAGCGGAGCGAGTTGATCGATGGTGCGCTCTCGCTCAAGCCGCGGCTGGAACACCAGCGCATGGTGGCCCGGCTGCTGCGGAGCTTCGCGGCGGCGGCGCCCGAGTCGCTCGAGGTGCTGCCGGGCGCCAATCTCCTGCTGGGCGACCACTTGCTCATGCCCGACCTGGTCATCAGCGACGACCCCATCGCCGAGGGACCCGCCCTTCGAGCGCACCAGGTGGTCCTGGTGGCGGAGACGGCCGGCCACGGGCTCAAGCGGTCCCTCTACGCCCAAGCTCGCGTGCCGTTCTACCTCCTCGTCGAAGGTGGCGAGGCGGTGCTGCACGAGTGGCGCGACGGCGAGTACCACCTGTCCGAGAAGAGCGACGCCGGGGTGCTGCGCCTGCGTCGCCCGTTCGCGGTGGAGGTCACCCTCGGGGGGTGA
- a CDS encoding phytanoyl-CoA dioxygenase family protein yields MNDPGYRVLSGLFGGAELARLGEAAEAVQRDVLAKAASGQTSVQVWPDGHRLERVDGTTVHWEPDAPGAIRSLSPVSQLHPAFEALWTDPRLTGPMAELLGCGEIGPFVSKLNFKRAGVGSEFAWHQDLTFWYCCAGPAARDVATAMIYLDDAGAGNGALSVIPGSHRDGPAPRDHAEPTGLLLDASKLDAERERTVELPAGSVLVFPSTLVHRSVPNRSERDRRTLLFCFQPAGRPRLAELPYREEMLADLP; encoded by the coding sequence GTGAACGATCCGGGTTACCGAGTCCTTTCCGGACTGTTCGGCGGTGCGGAACTGGCGCGGCTGGGCGAAGCCGCCGAAGCGGTACAGCGTGACGTACTGGCGAAAGCCGCTTCCGGGCAGACCTCGGTTCAGGTGTGGCCGGACGGGCACCGGCTCGAACGCGTCGACGGCACGACCGTGCACTGGGAGCCGGACGCTCCCGGCGCGATCCGCAGCCTGTCGCCGGTTTCGCAGCTGCACCCGGCGTTCGAGGCACTGTGGACCGATCCTCGGCTCACCGGTCCGATGGCAGAACTGCTGGGGTGCGGGGAAATCGGCCCGTTCGTGTCCAAATTGAACTTCAAGCGGGCCGGCGTCGGCTCGGAGTTCGCCTGGCACCAGGACCTCACCTTCTGGTACTGCTGCGCGGGCCCGGCCGCGCGGGACGTCGCCACCGCGATGATCTACCTGGACGACGCCGGGGCGGGCAACGGCGCGCTGAGCGTGATCCCGGGCAGCCACCGCGACGGCCCGGCGCCGCGGGACCACGCCGAGCCGACCGGCCTGCTGCTCGACGCGTCCAAATTGGACGCCGAGCGGGAGCGCACCGTGGAGCTGCCAGCCGGGTCGGTGCTGGTGTTCCCCAGCACGCTGGTGCACCGCTCGGTGCCCAACCGCAGCGAGCGCGACCGCCGGACGCTGTTGTTCTGCTTCCAGCCCGCTGGCCGCCCGCGGCTGGCCGAATTGCCCTACCGGGAAGAAATGCTGGCGGACCTGCCGTGA
- a CDS encoding MFS transporter: protein MSAETVKPVEDLPVPSDLRMARLLGPVLLASAVSLLPFTVFSTFLVPISADAGTSVAAMGGLRGLGGLAALGVGAAVAPLLDRVPKQYTAGGGLVLLGLSAVLGAAGQFLALAAFCLLVGAATSVLNPALAADAADRFGSGAAAGRAATLVTATQSLTAMLAAPLVALPALLWGWQGNLLAVAVISVALSVVFFRRRPMPVAVSDAQPRLGYLASFRALAGVPGAVPLLLVALLRTAAFMGYLSYLAAFYDSRFHLDPELFALVWTLSGAAFFVGNLLAGRYTSAEAPWIRPERMLTASLVVALGSVVAFYFAENLVLALALTAVQGAAHATVAACVVTLLVRRCGPLRGSALGVNAAGMSLGTFTGAALGGIGLGVAGYPGTAAAFGAITLLALVAALFVRPTPP, encoded by the coding sequence GTGAGTGCGGAAACCGTGAAGCCGGTGGAGGACCTGCCGGTGCCCAGCGACCTGCGCATGGCCAGGCTGCTGGGCCCGGTGCTGCTGGCCTCGGCGGTGAGCCTGCTGCCGTTCACCGTGTTCAGCACCTTCCTGGTGCCGATCTCGGCGGACGCCGGGACCAGCGTCGCCGCGATGGGCGGCTTGCGCGGCCTCGGCGGCCTGGCGGCGCTGGGCGTGGGCGCGGCCGTGGCGCCGCTGCTGGACCGGGTGCCCAAGCAGTACACGGCCGGTGGCGGGCTGGTGCTGCTCGGCCTTTCGGCGGTGCTGGGCGCGGCCGGTCAGTTCCTCGCGCTGGCCGCCTTCTGCCTGCTGGTCGGCGCGGCGACCTCGGTGCTGAACCCGGCGCTGGCCGCGGACGCCGCCGACCGGTTCGGCTCGGGCGCGGCGGCGGGCCGCGCGGCCACGCTGGTCACCGCGACCCAGTCGCTGACCGCCATGCTGGCCGCGCCCCTGGTGGCGCTGCCCGCGTTGCTGTGGGGCTGGCAGGGGAACCTGCTGGCGGTGGCGGTCATCTCGGTGGCCCTGTCGGTGGTGTTCTTCCGGCGGCGCCCGATGCCGGTGGCTGTTTCGGACGCGCAGCCGCGGCTGGGTTACCTGGCCTCGTTCCGCGCGCTGGCCGGGGTGCCGGGTGCGGTGCCGCTGCTGCTGGTCGCGCTGCTGCGGACGGCCGCGTTCATGGGTTACCTGTCCTACCTGGCGGCTTTCTACGACTCGCGGTTCCACCTGGACCCGGAGCTGTTCGCACTGGTGTGGACGCTCAGCGGCGCGGCTTTCTTCGTCGGCAACCTGCTCGCGGGCCGGTACACCAGCGCCGAGGCGCCCTGGATCCGGCCGGAACGCATGCTCACCGCGAGCCTCGTCGTGGCACTGGGCTCGGTGGTGGCCTTCTACTTCGCCGAGAACCTGGTGCTCGCGCTGGCCCTCACCGCGGTGCAGGGCGCCGCCCACGCCACCGTGGCGGCCTGCGTCGTAACCCTGCTGGTACGCCGCTGCGGCCCGCTGCGGGGTTCGGCACTGGGCGTGAACGCGGCAGGCATGAGCCTGGGCACCTTCACCGGCGCCGCCCTGGGCGGCATCGGCCTCGGCGTCGCCGGCTACCCGGGCACCGCGGCGGCCTTCGGCGCCATCACCCTGCTCGCCCTCGTCGCCGCCCTCTTCGTCCGTCCGACCCCACCCTGA
- a CDS encoding MFS transporter has product MSRARGALLVALAIDNFGTGLFLPLTLVYLTRVVGLPLALAGTIVPLGTVAGLLVPPLAGRLTDRVGARLVVILAQLVQAAGVVAYLLAGSAVAVVVAAILVAAGQQAFYCALYALVADVAGDVPKDRPFAVVGMVRAASFGAGGLVAALLLTGYGTAGFRLALGTNALTYLVAALVLLICLRKPLGRFLPPACRLTAGPLRDRPYVALILISGLFGLSLDVFLIGVPVFVLEQLRGPSWLPGAIIALLTLCTSVGGTLALRLTHRLSRIDAMRFGSLLYAVWWLSCLGAVLVPPAVQPGYLLAVTLIIATANLVFGPRANALAEAAAPRAARGRYLAAFQYAFTAAQVLAPAVVALFSVAIWLPWLVVAVCAVLAVFGLNRLAARLPAHAVHPPRPGESGG; this is encoded by the coding sequence GTGAGCCGCGCGCGGGGGGCGCTGCTGGTGGCACTGGCGATCGACAACTTCGGCACCGGGCTCTTCCTGCCGCTGACGCTGGTCTACCTCACCCGGGTGGTCGGCCTGCCGCTGGCACTGGCCGGCACCATCGTGCCGCTGGGCACGGTCGCCGGGCTGCTGGTGCCGCCGCTGGCCGGGCGCCTCACCGACCGCGTCGGCGCGCGGCTGGTGGTGATCCTCGCGCAGCTCGTGCAGGCCGCCGGGGTCGTCGCCTACCTGCTCGCCGGTTCGGCGGTGGCCGTGGTCGTCGCCGCGATCCTGGTCGCCGCGGGCCAGCAGGCGTTCTACTGCGCGCTCTACGCACTGGTCGCCGACGTCGCCGGGGACGTGCCCAAGGACCGGCCGTTCGCAGTGGTCGGCATGGTCCGGGCGGCCTCGTTCGGCGCCGGTGGCCTGGTCGCGGCCTTGTTGCTGACCGGCTACGGCACCGCCGGTTTCCGGCTCGCGCTCGGCACCAACGCGCTGACCTACCTGGTCGCCGCGCTCGTGCTGCTGATCTGCCTGCGCAAACCGCTGGGCCGTTTTCTGCCACCCGCGTGCCGGCTCACCGCGGGCCCGCTGCGCGACCGGCCGTACGTCGCGCTCATCCTGATCAGCGGCCTGTTCGGCCTGTCGCTGGACGTCTTCCTGATCGGCGTCCCGGTGTTCGTCCTGGAACAGCTGCGCGGGCCGTCGTGGCTGCCCGGCGCGATCATCGCGCTGCTCACCCTCTGCACCAGCGTCGGCGGCACGCTGGCGCTGCGGCTGACCCATCGCCTCAGCCGGATCGACGCCATGCGCTTCGGCTCCCTGCTCTACGCGGTGTGGTGGCTGAGCTGCCTCGGCGCGGTGCTGGTGCCCCCGGCCGTGCAGCCCGGCTACCTGCTCGCGGTCACGCTGATCATCGCCACCGCGAACCTGGTGTTCGGCCCGCGGGCCAACGCGCTGGCCGAGGCGGCGGCCCCGCGCGCGGCCCGCGGCCGGTACCTCGCCGCCTTCCAGTACGCCTTCACCGCCGCGCAGGTCCTCGCCCCGGCCGTGGTCGCCTTGTTCTCGGTGGCCATCTGGCTGCCGTGGCTGGTGGTCGCGGTCTGCGCGGTGCTGGCGGTGTTCGGCCTGAACCGGCTGGCCGCGCGGCTGCCCGCCCACGCGGTGCACCCGCCGCGGCCGGGGGAGTCAGGCGGGTGA
- a CDS encoding pyridoxal-phosphate dependent enzyme, whose amino-acid sequence MHDHFAEAVKEPDLVRVREDLVCVRFETMKIYSALGAVRRLLETGAVRPGDTLIDSSSGIYAHALALACNRYGLHCHIVGSTTVDATLKVQLEILGATLEQVQPSRSLKLDQSLRVRRITEILRENPSYHWMRQYHDEIHYLGYREVAEQLDRAVPPGPLSLSGGVGTGASTGAIASFLGELGRDVTLVGVQPFGSVTFGAEHVADPEMIIAGIGSSIEFENVRHELYDRIHWISFEYAMSAAVDLLRCSGVFAGLSAGAAYLAAHWERERDPGRHHVFLAADTGHRYAESAYSRHREAFELERMRPREVGVLSELACPWSAMDWARRPACARTHDVLGVA is encoded by the coding sequence ACCTGGTCAGGGTCCGCGAGGACCTCGTCTGCGTGCGCTTCGAGACGATGAAGATCTACTCGGCGCTCGGCGCGGTCCGGCGGTTGCTCGAGACCGGCGCCGTGCGGCCGGGGGACACCCTGATCGACAGCTCCAGCGGCATCTACGCCCACGCGCTGGCGCTGGCCTGCAACCGGTACGGCCTGCACTGCCACATCGTCGGGTCCACCACCGTCGACGCCACGCTCAAGGTGCAGCTGGAGATCCTCGGGGCCACGCTCGAACAGGTGCAGCCCTCGCGCAGCCTCAAGCTGGACCAGAGCCTGCGCGTGCGGCGGATCACCGAGATCCTGCGGGAAAACCCGTCGTACCACTGGATGCGCCAGTACCACGACGAGATCCACTACCTCGGCTACCGCGAGGTGGCCGAGCAGCTCGACCGGGCGGTGCCGCCGGGGCCGCTGAGCCTGTCCGGCGGGGTCGGCACCGGGGCCTCGACCGGCGCGATCGCCTCGTTCCTCGGTGAGCTGGGCCGGGACGTGACGCTGGTCGGCGTGCAGCCGTTCGGCAGCGTCACCTTCGGCGCGGAGCACGTGGCCGATCCGGAGATGATCATCGCGGGCATCGGCAGCTCGATCGAGTTCGAGAACGTGCGTCACGAGCTGTACGACCGGATCCACTGGATCTCCTTCGAGTACGCCATGTCCGCCGCGGTGGACCTGCTGCGGTGCAGCGGGGTGTTCGCCGGGTTGTCAGCCGGGGCGGCGTACCTGGCGGCGCACTGGGAGCGTGAGCGGGATCCCGGGCGCCACCACGTCTTCCTGGCCGCGGACACCGGGCACCGGTACGCCGAATCGGCCTACAGCAGGCATCGCGAGGCGTTCGAGCTCGAGCGCATGCGCCCGCGGGAGGTCGGCGTGCTCAGCGAGCTGGCGTGCCCGTGGTCGGCGATGGACTGGGCGCGGCGGCCCGCCTGCGCGCGCACCCACGACGTACTGGGTGTGGCGTGA
- a CDS encoding Rossmann-like domain-containing protein, with the protein MESVPALVDSVLAGEWGPAPGERSVTSAFWLHHTTRLAGGGVTYRNHYLLLRVGSAFGACSFEQGELDADFCATASGEPLDKLIRDDRLPVRIAALDAYLADALPHREAGAEPVVLPIGTPEVRARARDDAIAGLLDIRPGAKVALIGVVNPLVEAITERGGECLPCDLNLRTTQWGQPVSREMDEVLEAADAVVATGMTLSNGSFDRLLAHCRGRDLPLVVYAQTGSAVARAFLGRGVTAVSAEPFPFSQFSAEPSTVYRYRASFGRAG; encoded by the coding sequence ATGGAAAGTGTGCCCGCGCTGGTCGATTCCGTGCTGGCCGGGGAATGGGGCCCGGCGCCAGGAGAACGGTCCGTGACGAGCGCGTTCTGGCTGCACCACACCACCCGGCTGGCCGGGGGCGGGGTCACCTACCGCAACCACTACCTGTTGTTGCGCGTCGGCAGTGCGTTCGGAGCCTGTTCCTTCGAACAGGGTGAGCTGGACGCCGATTTCTGCGCCACCGCCTCGGGGGAGCCGCTGGACAAGCTGATCCGGGACGACCGGCTGCCGGTGCGGATCGCCGCGCTGGACGCCTACCTGGCCGACGCCCTGCCGCACCGCGAAGCCGGTGCCGAGCCGGTGGTGCTGCCGATCGGCACGCCGGAGGTCCGGGCGCGGGCTCGCGACGACGCCATCGCCGGGCTGCTGGACATCCGTCCCGGGGCGAAGGTGGCGCTGATCGGGGTGGTGAACCCGCTGGTCGAGGCCATCACCGAGCGCGGCGGCGAATGCCTGCCGTGCGACCTGAACCTGCGCACCACCCAGTGGGGGCAGCCGGTCAGCCGGGAGATGGACGAGGTGCTCGAAGCCGCCGACGCGGTGGTGGCGACCGGGATGACGCTGAGCAACGGCAGCTTCGACCGGCTGCTGGCGCACTGCCGCGGGCGCGATCTGCCGCTGGTGGTCTACGCGCAGACGGGCAGCGCGGTGGCGCGGGCATTCCTGGGGCGCGGGGTCACCGCCGTTTCGGCGGAACCATTCCCGTTTTCCCAGTTCAGCGCGGAACCGAGCACGGTCTACCGCTATCGCGCGTCCTTCGGGCGCGCCGGATAA